A part of Calditerricola satsumensis genomic DNA contains:
- a CDS encoding tryptophanase, with the protein MVRPEPYRIKMVEPIRLISREERERRIAEAGYNLFALRAEDVFIDLLTDSGTGAMSDAQWAALLRGDESYAGSRSFSRLQETVRELTGYRYVLPTHQGRGAEHVLFPLLITRPGQLVIGNLHFDTTRAHIQLAGGRPVDLVIPEAYDTTVDHPFKGNLDVDRLEALLKSTPRDAVAFILVTVTCNSAGGQPVSLANLRAVRAVADKYGVPVFLDAARFAENAYFIKMREPGYAGRSIPSIVKEMFSYADGLTMSAKKDGLVNIGGLLALRDDEDLFRRCQARLVPFEGFPTYGGLAGRDMEALAEGLREAVDEDHLAARIGQVERFGRWLEEAGVPVQRPIGGHAVYVDAKRFLPHVPPHQFPAQALAVELYREAGVRGVEVGSFLLGRDEEGRQQTAPMEFLRLAVPRRTYTDNHLRYAAEALERIMARRDAIGGFRIVYEPPVLRHFTAHLAPVSAGCPQPFANELLTED; encoded by the coding sequence ATGGTGCGGCCGGAACCGTACCGCATCAAGATGGTCGAACCGATTCGCCTGATTTCTCGAGAAGAGCGCGAGCGGAGAATAGCCGAGGCGGGGTACAACCTCTTTGCCCTGCGCGCGGAGGATGTGTTCATCGACCTTTTGACGGACAGCGGAACGGGGGCGATGAGCGACGCCCAGTGGGCCGCCCTCCTGCGGGGCGACGAGTCGTATGCCGGAAGCCGCAGCTTCTCCCGTCTGCAGGAGACGGTGCGGGAGCTGACCGGCTACCGTTACGTCCTGCCCACGCACCAGGGACGCGGGGCGGAGCACGTGCTGTTCCCCTTGCTCATCACCCGTCCGGGGCAGCTTGTCATCGGGAACCTGCACTTTGACACGACGCGGGCGCACATCCAGCTGGCCGGGGGGCGGCCCGTCGACCTCGTGATCCCCGAGGCGTACGACACGACGGTGGACCACCCGTTCAAGGGGAATCTCGACGTGGATCGCTTGGAGGCGCTCCTTAAGTCGACGCCGCGGGATGCGGTGGCCTTCATCCTCGTCACCGTCACGTGCAACAGCGCCGGCGGGCAGCCGGTGTCGCTGGCCAACCTGCGCGCCGTGCGTGCCGTGGCCGACAAGTACGGCGTGCCCGTCTTTCTCGACGCGGCGCGCTTTGCCGAAAACGCCTACTTCATTAAGATGCGCGAGCCGGGCTATGCTGGCCGGTCGATTCCGTCCATTGTTAAGGAAATGTTTTCCTACGCCGACGGGCTGACGATGAGCGCGAAGAAGGATGGCCTGGTCAACATCGGCGGCCTCTTGGCCCTTCGCGACGATGAGGACCTGTTCCGGCGCTGCCAGGCGCGCCTGGTGCCCTTCGAGGGCTTTCCCACCTACGGCGGCCTGGCCGGGCGCGACATGGAAGCGCTGGCCGAGGGGCTGCGCGAGGCGGTCGACGAGGACCACCTGGCCGCTCGCATCGGTCAGGTGGAGCGGTTCGGCCGTTGGCTGGAGGAGGCGGGCGTTCCCGTGCAGCGGCCCATCGGCGGCCACGCCGTCTACGTTGACGCCAAGCGTTTTTTGCCCCACGTGCCGCCGCACCAATTTCCCGCTCAGGCCTTGGCCGTCGAGCTGTACCGGGAAGCCGGCGTGCGCGGGGTGGAGGTGGGCTCCTTCCTGCTTGGCCGCGACGAGGAAGGGCGACAGCAAACGGCGCCGATGGAGTTTTTGCGCCTGGCCGTTCCGCGCCGCACCTACACGGACAACCACCTGCGCTACGCGGCCGAGGCGCTGGAGCGGATCATGGCGCGGCGCGACGCCATCGGCGGCTTTCGCATCGTGTACGAACCGCCCGTGCTGCGGCATTTTACGGCGCATCTGGCGCCGGTTTCTGCCGGATGCCCTCAACCTTTCGCGAACGAATTGTTGACAGAGGATTAG
- a CDS encoding sulfurtransferase TusA family protein, whose amino-acid sequence MTKHLQVLGMVCPFPLVEAERAMAELAPGDELVIDFDCTQATESLPRWAVQNGHEVVAFEQTGDAQWQIRIRKGA is encoded by the coding sequence ATGACGAAGCATCTGCAGGTGCTGGGAATGGTGTGTCCGTTTCCGCTTGTCGAAGCGGAGCGCGCCATGGCCGAATTGGCTCCCGGGGATGAGCTGGTGATCGATTTTGATTGCACGCAGGCGACGGAAAGCCTGCCCCGCTGGGCGGTGCAAAACGGTCACGAGGTGGTGGCCTTCGAGCAGACGGGTGACGCCCAGTGGCAGATCCGCATCCGAAAAGGGGCATAA
- a CDS encoding LLM class oxidoreductase yields the protein MARVTETAAKPAHPGFARMFQPGRLTLGVFFPIEAFEGANPTMRNQVALAQRAEALGFAALWFRDVPLLDPHFGDIGQIYDPWVYLGYIAAQTRTIALVTGAIILPLRHPLHVAKAAASVDELSGRRLVLGVATGDRPVEFPAFGKKWDERGHLFRESLAFIRRAWAERFPEIDSPLGHLHGADLVPKPPAGWIPTLVTGHSQQPIEWIARHSDGWIMYPRAPQVQQRIVSEWRRATEEAAPGVFKPFAQSLYIDLAHDPDEPPRPIHLGYRLGRNVLIELLNTLREIGVNHVALNLKYGQRPAPEVLEEVGEYVLPHFRAQTAATESKSSG from the coding sequence ATGGCTCGTGTCACGGAAACCGCTGCAAAACCCGCCCATCCGGGATTTGCGCGGATGTTTCAGCCCGGTCGGCTGACGCTGGGCGTCTTCTTCCCGATTGAGGCGTTCGAGGGTGCCAATCCGACCATGCGCAACCAGGTGGCCTTGGCCCAACGCGCGGAAGCGCTCGGCTTTGCGGCCCTCTGGTTCCGCGACGTGCCGCTCTTGGATCCCCACTTCGGGGACATCGGCCAGATCTACGACCCATGGGTCTATCTGGGGTACATCGCCGCGCAAACGCGAACCATCGCCCTGGTTACAGGGGCCATCATCCTGCCCCTGCGCCATCCCCTTCATGTGGCGAAAGCGGCGGCCTCCGTCGACGAGCTGTCGGGCCGGCGACTGGTCTTGGGGGTGGCAACCGGCGACCGGCCTGTGGAGTTCCCCGCATTTGGCAAGAAGTGGGATGAGCGAGGCCACCTCTTCCGGGAATCCCTGGCCTTTATCCGTCGGGCATGGGCCGAACGCTTCCCCGAGATCGACTCCCCGCTGGGGCATTTGCACGGCGCCGACCTGGTGCCCAAGCCGCCGGCAGGATGGATCCCCACCCTCGTCACCGGGCACAGCCAACAGCCCATCGAATGGATTGCTCGGCACAGCGACGGCTGGATCATGTACCCCCGCGCCCCACAAGTGCAGCAACGGATCGTCAGCGAGTGGCGACGGGCCACCGAAGAGGCGGCCCCCGGGGTGTTCAAACCCTTCGCCCAGTCCCTCTACATCGACCTGGCCCACGACCCGGATGAACCGCCGCGGCCGATCCACCTGGGCTACCGCTTGGGCCGGAACGTCTTGATCGAGCTGTTAAACACGCTGCGGGAAATCGGCGTCAACCATGTGGCCCTAAACCTGAAGTATGGCCAGCGGCCGGCCCCCGAGGTGCTGGAGGAAGTGGGCGAGTACGTCCTGCCCCATTTTCGGGCACAAACTGCAGCCACCGAGTCGAAATCGTCGGGGTGA
- a CDS encoding spore germination protein, producing the protein MFLRLWRKILRKPARPAKRVSPSPSGIVLVSELEENLRVLEELYRDCADFVVRPFRIGGRRNAALLYLEGLSDVEAINEHVLEPLMEDIPESQPDILTYAQTRIPISKVKVVHTAETCIEHVSIGEAVLLVDGETRGLAFGLSKWEKRAVEEPAAETVVRGPRDGFTETISINISMLRRKIRSPQLKVKTLSVGRYTRTQIAVAYIEGLADNTLLAEVTNRLRRINIDGVLESGYIEEFIEDNPWSPFPQVLATERPDVAAASLLEGRVVILVDGTPFALVVPTTLFSLMQVSEDYYNRFLIGTIIRWLRYVFSFAALLFPSLYVAVITYHQEMIPTTLLLKIATSREEIPFPALEEALLMETTFEILREAGARLPRQLGAAISIVGALVIGQAAVSAGIASAPMIMVVAITGIASFATPRYPVAIAVRILRFPIMILAGTLGLLGIMLGILAIAVHLCTLRSFGVPYLSPVAPTKFRELRDVLIRAPWWKLTARPRLTGHADRARQAPGQQPGPTRGGEA; encoded by the coding sequence ATGTTCCTCCGCTTGTGGCGCAAAATCCTGCGCAAACCGGCACGTCCGGCCAAACGCGTTTCGCCTTCTCCATCCGGCATCGTACTGGTGTCGGAATTGGAGGAGAACCTGCGCGTCCTGGAGGAGCTGTATCGCGACTGCGCCGACTTTGTCGTCCGCCCGTTCCGCATCGGCGGACGGCGCAACGCCGCCCTGCTTTACCTCGAAGGCCTGAGCGACGTGGAGGCGATCAACGAACACGTTCTTGAGCCGCTCATGGAAGACATCCCCGAGTCCCAACCCGACATCCTGACCTACGCCCAAACGCGCATTCCCATCTCCAAAGTGAAAGTCGTGCACACGGCGGAAACGTGCATCGAGCACGTGTCCATCGGGGAGGCGGTGCTGCTCGTCGACGGCGAAACCCGCGGTCTGGCCTTTGGCCTCAGCAAGTGGGAGAAACGGGCCGTCGAGGAACCGGCGGCGGAGACGGTCGTTCGCGGACCCCGCGACGGCTTCACCGAAACGATCAGCATCAACATCTCCATGTTGCGGCGCAAAATCCGCAGCCCGCAGTTGAAAGTGAAGACCCTGTCGGTGGGCCGGTACACCCGCACGCAGATCGCCGTCGCCTACATCGAGGGCCTCGCCGACAACACGCTGCTCGCCGAAGTGACCAACCGCCTCAGGCGCATCAACATCGATGGCGTGCTGGAGAGCGGGTACATTGAGGAATTCATCGAAGACAACCCGTGGTCGCCGTTTCCGCAAGTGCTCGCCACCGAACGGCCCGACGTGGCGGCGGCCAGCCTCCTCGAAGGCCGCGTGGTCATCCTCGTCGACGGCACGCCCTTTGCGCTGGTCGTGCCGACGACGCTGTTTTCGCTCATGCAGGTCAGCGAGGACTACTACAACCGCTTTTTGATCGGCACCATCATCCGCTGGCTGCGGTATGTGTTTTCCTTCGCTGCCCTGCTCTTTCCATCGCTGTATGTCGCCGTCATCACCTATCATCAGGAAATGATCCCCACCACGCTGCTGCTGAAAATCGCGACGTCCCGGGAAGAAATTCCCTTTCCGGCCCTGGAGGAAGCGCTGCTCATGGAAACCACCTTTGAAATCCTCCGCGAAGCCGGCGCCCGTCTGCCGCGGCAGCTCGGCGCGGCCATCAGCATCGTCGGGGCGCTGGTCATCGGGCAAGCGGCCGTTTCCGCCGGTATCGCCTCGGCGCCGATGATCATGGTCGTCGCCATCACGGGGATCGCCTCCTTCGCCACCCCCCGCTATCCCGTGGCCATTGCCGTGCGCATCCTCCGCTTTCCGATCATGATTCTCGCCGGAACCCTCGGGCTGTTGGGCATCATGCTCGGGATCCTAGCCATCGCCGTGCACCTGTGCACGCTGCGTTCCTTCGGCGTACCGTACCTCTCACCCGTCGCGCCGACCAAATTCCGCGAGCTGCGCGACGTGCTGATCCGCGCGCCGTGGTGGAAGCTGACCGCGCGGCCGCGTCTGACCGGCCACGCCGACCGGGCCCGCCAAGCGCCCGGACAGCAACCCGGTCCAACCCGGGGAGGCGAAGCGTAA
- a CDS encoding aminotransferase class I/II-fold pyridoxal phosphate-dependent enzyme, giving the protein MRVESCLVQIGNRKDVATGAVSYPVYYAATYGHPALGQSTGFDYARLANPTRKVLEEAIAELEGGDGGFACASGMAAIQTVAALFSSGDHVVLSHDLYGGTYRLFEQVLARVGVTASYVDASSVDAVLQALRPNTKALFIETPTNPLLQVADIAALAKVARDHGLLLIVDNTLMSPYLQRPLELGADIVIHSATKYLGGHNDVLAGLIVTKGQELTERVAYLHNAISAVLGPQDAWLLMRGMKTLAVRLDRQQENASRIARFLADHPLVEAVYFPDLPDHPGRAVHFRQAKGPGALLSFRVVDPALVEPVLRHVRLITFAESLGGVESLITYPAVQTHAEIPEAMRRAVGVDEKLLRLSVGIENVDDLIADLAQALERAAEEVG; this is encoded by the coding sequence GTGCGCGTGGAATCCTGTTTGGTCCAAATTGGCAACCGGAAGGACGTTGCCACCGGTGCGGTGAGCTACCCGGTCTATTACGCGGCCACGTACGGCCATCCGGCGCTGGGGCAAAGCACCGGGTTTGATTACGCTCGTCTGGCCAATCCGACGCGAAAGGTGCTGGAAGAGGCCATCGCCGAGCTGGAGGGCGGTGACGGCGGGTTTGCCTGCGCGTCGGGCATGGCGGCGATCCAGACGGTGGCGGCGCTCTTTTCCAGCGGCGACCACGTCGTGCTGTCCCATGATCTTTATGGCGGCACGTACCGGCTGTTTGAGCAGGTGCTGGCCCGGGTGGGCGTGACGGCCTCCTATGTCGACGCCTCGTCCGTCGACGCGGTGCTGCAGGCTTTGCGGCCGAACACCAAGGCGCTGTTCATCGAGACGCCGACCAACCCGCTGTTGCAGGTGGCCGACATCGCCGCCCTGGCGAAGGTGGCCAGGGACCACGGCCTGCTCCTCATCGTCGACAACACGCTGATGAGCCCGTACCTGCAGCGGCCCCTCGAGCTGGGCGCCGACATCGTCATCCACAGCGCGACGAAGTACCTCGGCGGCCACAACGACGTCCTGGCCGGCCTGATCGTGACGAAGGGCCAGGAGCTGACCGAGCGTGTGGCCTACCTGCACAACGCCATCAGCGCGGTGCTCGGCCCGCAGGATGCCTGGCTGCTCATGCGCGGGATGAAGACCCTCGCCGTGCGCCTCGACCGCCAGCAGGAAAACGCGTCGCGCATCGCCCGCTTCTTGGCCGATCATCCGCTCGTCGAGGCGGTCTACTTCCCCGACCTGCCGGACCACCCCGGGCGCGCGGTCCATTTCCGCCAGGCGAAGGGGCCCGGGGCGCTCCTGTCGTTCCGCGTCGTCGATCCGGCCCTGGTGGAGCCGGTGCTGCGCCACGTGCGGCTCATCACCTTCGCCGAAAGCCTCGGCGGCGTGGAGAGCCTCATCACCTACCCGGCGGTGCAGACCCACGCCGAGATTCCCGAGGCGATGCGCCGTGCCGTCGGGGTGGACGAGAAGCTGCTGCGCCTGTCCGTCGGCATCGAGAATGTCGACGACCTCATCGCCGACCTGGCCCAGGCCCTCGAGCGGGCGGCGGAGGAGGTGGGCTAA
- a CDS encoding aminotransferase class I/II-fold pyridoxal phosphate-dependent enzyme, protein MEFATRLIHPGKEIDPVTGASSVPIFLASTYHHASLDEPPAFDYARSGNPTRAALEEAAAQLEGGAAAFAFSSGMAAIASVLMLFSAGDHLIASEDVYGGTYRLLTTVLARLGIATTFVDTTDPERVAAAVRPNTKALYIETPSNPTLKITDLRAMVAIARRHGLLTIVDNTFLTPYRQRPLELGCDIVVHSATKFLSGHSDVVAGLAVVRDPELGRRLYAVQNAVGAVLGVQDSWLLLRGLKTLKVRLDQAERTAAQLAAWLKTHPAVQRVYYPGLSDHPGHATHRAQATGDGAVLAFDLGSAEAVRRFVQAVRLPLVAVSLGAVESILTYPARMSHAAMPSEVRRARGIGDGLLRLSVGLEALEDLQADLAQALEATSAALPQR, encoded by the coding sequence GTGGAGTTCGCCACGCGGCTCATTCATCCCGGAAAGGAGATCGATCCCGTCACCGGCGCATCCAGCGTGCCGATCTTCCTGGCCAGTACCTACCACCACGCGTCGCTGGACGAGCCACCCGCCTTCGACTACGCGCGCTCGGGCAACCCCACGCGGGCAGCGCTGGAGGAGGCGGCCGCGCAGCTGGAAGGCGGCGCCGCGGCCTTCGCCTTCTCCTCCGGCATGGCCGCCATCGCCAGCGTGCTGATGCTCTTTTCCGCCGGCGACCACCTGATCGCCTCGGAGGACGTGTACGGCGGCACGTACCGCCTGCTGACCACGGTTCTGGCGCGGCTGGGGATCGCGACCACCTTCGTCGACACCACCGACCCTGAGCGGGTTGCGGCGGCCGTTCGGCCCAACACGAAGGCCCTCTACATCGAGACGCCGTCCAACCCGACGCTGAAGATCACCGACCTGCGGGCGATGGTGGCCATCGCCCGGCGCCACGGCCTTCTCACCATCGTCGACAACACGTTTCTCACGCCGTACCGGCAGCGGCCGCTCGAGCTGGGGTGCGACATCGTCGTCCACAGCGCGACGAAGTTCCTGAGCGGCCACAGCGACGTGGTGGCCGGGCTGGCCGTCGTGCGCGACCCGGAGCTCGGGCGACGCCTGTACGCGGTGCAAAACGCCGTCGGCGCTGTGCTCGGCGTCCAGGACAGCTGGCTGCTCCTGCGCGGCCTCAAGACGCTGAAGGTGCGCCTCGACCAGGCCGAGCGGACCGCCGCGCAGCTGGCCGCCTGGCTGAAGACCCACCCGGCCGTGCAGCGCGTCTACTATCCCGGCCTGTCTGACCATCCCGGTCACGCCACGCACCGTGCCCAAGCCACCGGCGACGGGGCGGTGCTGGCCTTCGACCTGGGCTCGGCCGAGGCGGTGCGCCGCTTCGTCCAGGCCGTGCGCCTGCCCCTCGTCGCCGTGAGCCTGGGGGCCGTCGAGAGCATCCTCACCTATCCGGCGCGGATGTCCCACGCGGCCATGCCGTCCGAGGTGCGCCGCGCGCGGGGGATCGGCGACGGCCTCCTGCGCCTGTCGGTGGGACTGGAGGCGCTGGAGGACCTCCAGGCCGACCTGGCCCAGGCCCTCGAGGCAACCAGTGCCGCACTGCCGCAGCGGTAA
- the metH gene encoding methionine synthase produces MACTALRKELETRILILDGAMGTMIQQAGLTPQDFGGEAYDGCNEILNLTRPDLISAIHEAYLEAGADIIETNTFGATRVVLAEYGLEDRVAEINRAAARLAREAADRHATPDRPRFVAGSIGPTTKSLSVTGGIAFNELVEAHREQAVALLEGGVDLLLVETAQDARNVKAAGIGIRQAFAQTGREVPLFLSCTIEPTGTMLAGQAIDAFYLSVHHLRPLAVGLNCATGPEFMRDHVRTLAELADCFVLCYPNAGMPDEDGHYHETPQALAKKMAAFAEQGWLNIAGGCCGTTPAHIRALAETLSAYAPRVPKGRRVHAVSGIEAVYLEPENRPLLVGERTNVIGSRKFRRLIAEGKYEEAAEIARAQVKGGAQILDICLADPDRDEYADMARFLAHVVKKVKVPLMLDSTDPRVIELGLTFSQGKAIINSINLEEGEKRFAAVAPLVHAYGAAVVVGTIDEQGMAVTRERKLEVAERSYDLLVHKYGLDPRDILFDPLVFPVGTGDAAYVGAAVETIEGLRLIKERFPECPTILGISNVSFGLPPAGREVLNAVFLYHCTKAGLDYAIVNTERLERYASIPEEERALAEALLFSTDKAACEEALARFTAHFREKKAERKATAPAENLTLEERLARYIVEGTKEGLYDDLKRALEKYGDPLAIINGPLMAGMDEVGRLFNDNQLIVAEVLQSAEVMKAAVAFLEPYMEKKETATKGTILLATVKGDVHDIGKNLVEIILSNNGYRVIDLGIKVPSEKLIEAYHREKPDAIGLSGLLVKSAQMMVHTAQDLKAAGISVPLLIGGAALTRKFVATRIAPAYDGLVLYAKDAMEGLELANALFDPEKRRALEAAHRRAQAGGAAEEAKAPVAVATLPVRPRVKEAPVFVPPDLKRHVLRRYPLRHLLPYLNWRMLLGKHLGLRGNVEKLLAEGDEKAVKLKAVVDEVLETAERDGLIEAHTVYRFFPAQADGDDILIYDPDNPARVLERFSFPRQKKPPFLCLADYVRPTSSGVMDYVAFFAVTAGTGIRERAREWKERGDYLRAHVLQAAALELAEAFAERLHHILRDAWGFPDPPEMTMAERFAAKYQGIRVSFGYPACPNLEDQAKLFRLLQPEEIGLRLTEGYMMDPEASVSAMVFAHPEATYFSVE; encoded by the coding sequence ATGGCGTGTACAGCCCTTCGCAAGGAACTCGAAACGCGCATCCTCATCCTCGACGGCGCGATGGGGACGATGATCCAGCAGGCCGGCCTCACGCCGCAAGACTTCGGCGGCGAGGCCTACGACGGGTGCAACGAGATCCTCAACCTCACCCGTCCGGACCTCATTTCCGCCATCCACGAGGCCTACCTCGAGGCGGGGGCCGACATCATCGAGACGAACACCTTCGGCGCCACGCGGGTGGTGCTGGCCGAGTACGGGCTGGAGGACCGCGTCGCCGAGATCAACCGCGCCGCGGCGCGCCTGGCTCGCGAGGCGGCGGACCGGCATGCCACGCCCGACCGGCCGCGCTTTGTGGCGGGGTCCATCGGCCCGACGACGAAGTCCCTGTCGGTGACGGGCGGCATTGCCTTCAACGAGCTGGTTGAGGCGCACCGCGAGCAGGCCGTGGCCCTGCTTGAAGGGGGCGTCGACCTCCTCCTCGTGGAAACGGCGCAGGATGCGCGCAACGTGAAGGCGGCCGGCATCGGCATCCGCCAGGCCTTTGCCCAGACCGGGCGCGAGGTGCCGCTCTTTCTCTCGTGCACGATCGAGCCCACCGGGACGATGCTCGCCGGGCAGGCCATCGACGCCTTCTACCTGTCGGTGCACCATCTCCGCCCGCTGGCGGTGGGGCTCAACTGCGCCACGGGGCCGGAGTTCATGCGCGACCACGTGCGCACGCTGGCGGAGCTGGCCGACTGCTTCGTCCTCTGCTATCCCAACGCCGGGATGCCCGACGAGGACGGCCACTACCACGAGACGCCGCAGGCTCTGGCCAAAAAGATGGCCGCCTTCGCCGAACAGGGCTGGCTGAACATCGCCGGCGGCTGCTGCGGCACGACGCCGGCGCACATCCGCGCGCTGGCCGAAACCCTGTCCGCCTACGCTCCCCGCGTGCCGAAGGGCCGCCGCGTGCACGCCGTCTCGGGCATCGAGGCGGTCTACCTGGAGCCGGAAAACCGCCCGCTCCTCGTCGGCGAGCGGACCAACGTCATCGGCTCGCGCAAGTTCCGCCGGCTCATTGCCGAGGGGAAATACGAGGAGGCGGCGGAGATCGCCCGCGCCCAGGTGAAGGGCGGCGCCCAGATCCTCGACATCTGCCTGGCCGACCCCGACCGCGACGAGTACGCCGACATGGCGCGCTTCCTCGCCCACGTGGTGAAGAAGGTCAAGGTGCCGCTGATGCTCGACTCCACAGACCCGCGCGTCATCGAGCTGGGGCTCACCTTTTCGCAGGGGAAGGCGATCATCAACTCGATCAACCTGGAGGAGGGTGAGAAGCGCTTTGCCGCCGTGGCCCCGCTCGTGCATGCCTATGGGGCGGCCGTCGTCGTCGGCACCATCGACGAGCAGGGCATGGCCGTCACCCGGGAGCGCAAGCTGGAGGTGGCCGAACGGTCCTACGACCTCCTCGTGCACAAGTACGGCCTTGACCCGCGCGACATCCTCTTCGATCCCCTCGTCTTCCCGGTGGGCACCGGCGACGCGGCCTACGTCGGGGCGGCCGTGGAGACGATCGAGGGCCTCCGCCTGATCAAGGAGCGCTTCCCGGAGTGCCCGACGATTCTCGGCATCAGCAACGTCTCCTTCGGCCTGCCGCCGGCCGGGCGAGAGGTGCTGAATGCCGTCTTTCTCTACCACTGCACCAAGGCCGGCCTCGACTACGCCATCGTCAACACCGAGCGCCTGGAGCGGTACGCGTCGATTCCGGAGGAGGAGCGCGCCTTGGCCGAAGCGCTGCTCTTTTCCACCGACAAAGCGGCCTGCGAGGAGGCGCTGGCCCGCTTCACCGCCCATTTCCGGGAGAAGAAGGCGGAGCGGAAGGCCACGGCCCCGGCGGAGAACCTGACGCTGGAGGAGCGCCTGGCCCGCTATATCGTGGAGGGGACGAAGGAGGGCCTGTACGACGACCTGAAGCGGGCCCTCGAGAAATACGGCGACCCGCTGGCGATCATCAACGGGCCGCTCATGGCCGGCATGGACGAGGTGGGGCGCCTCTTCAACGACAACCAGCTCATCGTGGCCGAGGTGCTGCAGAGCGCCGAGGTGATGAAGGCCGCTGTGGCCTTCCTCGAGCCGTACATGGAGAAGAAGGAGACGGCGACCAAGGGCACGATTCTCCTGGCCACGGTGAAGGGCGACGTCCACGACATCGGCAAAAACCTTGTTGAGATCATCCTGTCGAACAACGGCTACCGGGTGATCGACCTCGGCATCAAGGTGCCCTCGGAGAAGCTGATCGAAGCCTACCACCGGGAAAAGCCCGACGCCATCGGCCTGTCGGGGCTCCTCGTCAAGTCGGCGCAGATGATGGTCCACACCGCCCAGGACCTCAAGGCGGCGGGCATTTCCGTGCCGCTCCTCATCGGCGGGGCGGCCCTGACGCGCAAGTTCGTCGCCACGCGCATCGCCCCGGCCTACGACGGGCTGGTCCTCTACGCCAAGGACGCCATGGAGGGGCTGGAGCTGGCCAACGCCCTCTTCGACCCCGAGAAGCGGCGGGCGCTGGAGGCGGCGCACCGGCGGGCCCAGGCCGGGGGTGCGGCGGAGGAGGCCAAAGCGCCCGTGGCCGTGGCCACGTTGCCGGTGCGTCCCCGGGTGAAGGAGGCACCGGTGTTCGTGCCGCCGGACCTCAAGCGGCATGTGCTGCGCCGCTACCCGCTGCGCCATTTGCTTCCGTATTTGAATTGGCGAATGCTCTTGGGCAAGCACCTCGGCCTGCGCGGCAACGTGGAGAAGCTGCTGGCCGAGGGGGACGAGAAGGCAGTGAAGCTGAAGGCCGTCGTCGACGAGGTGCTGGAGACGGCCGAGCGGGACGGCCTGATCGAGGCCCATACCGTGTACCGCTTCTTCCCGGCCCAGGCGGACGGCGACGACATCCTCATCTACGACCCGGACAACCCCGCGCGGGTGCTCGAGCGGTTTTCCTTCCCCCGCCAGAAGAAGCCGCCCTTTCTGTGCCTGGCCGATTACGTCCGTCCGACCTCAAGCGGCGTGATGGACTACGTGGCCTTCTTCGCCGTGACGGCCGGCACGGGCATCCGCGAGCGGGCGCGGGAATGGAAGGAGCGGGGCGACTACCTGCGCGCCCACGTCCTGCAGGCAGCGGCGCTGGAGCTGGCCGAGGCCTTCGCCGAGCGGCTGCACCACATCCTCCGCGACGCGTGGGGCTTCCCCGACCCGCCGGAGATGACGATGGCCGAGCGCTTCGCCGCCAAGTACCAAGGGATCCGCGTCTCCTTCGGCTATCCGGCCTGTCCCAATCTGGAGGACCAGGCCAAGCTGTTCCGCCTGCTCCAGCCGGAGGAGATCGGCCTGCGCCTCACCGAGGGGTACATGATGGACCCCGAGGCCTCCGTGTCGGCGATGGTCTTCGCCCATCCGGAGGCGACGTACTTCAGCGTGGAGTAA